From the genome of Hyalangium ruber, one region includes:
- a CDS encoding lysylphosphatidylglycerol synthase transmembrane domain-containing protein, producing MLAGVVGVVLSVGLISTAFFRWNFGERGPLLVPRFPLGEFFRELPGHMVWFIPFLLLSAAVLPLRALQWQCTLQKPVPFKERYHLVAIGAFTHNALPGKLGDIIRSFLMARTQRLPFLQCLGSVAVCKLLEFAALMLLVAVSFLGPFAETMSHFERPLKVAVSLCIGLVALVVLLAHYAQPLARALHRRHRLPRARNLLEHVSDGLGTARSFRGMAVALFFSVGPVLAPALAYGLALRGLGISGGLFAGAVVLGAIALGQALPGVPAGMGLYYFVTSWAARSLGASEADAAAFSTLTHLGTVLSQVTLGAISVHQRKLRMKDLRRGGNLAREAAQHVAHESVEPVSP from the coding sequence GTGCTGGCGGGCGTGGTGGGCGTCGTGCTCTCGGTAGGGCTGATCTCCACGGCCTTCTTTCGCTGGAACTTCGGGGAGCGGGGGCCGCTGCTCGTGCCCCGCTTCCCGCTAGGAGAGTTCTTCCGCGAGCTGCCCGGGCACATGGTGTGGTTCATCCCGTTCCTGCTGCTGTCGGCCGCCGTGCTGCCGCTGCGGGCGCTCCAGTGGCAATGCACGCTCCAGAAGCCGGTGCCCTTCAAGGAGCGCTACCACCTGGTGGCCATCGGCGCCTTCACGCACAACGCGCTGCCCGGGAAGCTGGGCGACATCATTCGCTCCTTCTTGATGGCGCGCACCCAGCGGCTGCCCTTCCTGCAATGCCTGGGCTCGGTGGCGGTGTGCAAGCTCTTGGAGTTCGCCGCGCTGATGCTGCTGGTGGCCGTGTCCTTCCTGGGCCCCTTCGCGGAGACGATGTCCCACTTCGAGCGCCCGCTGAAGGTGGCGGTGTCGCTGTGCATTGGCCTCGTGGCCCTGGTGGTGCTGCTGGCCCACTACGCCCAGCCGCTTGCCCGGGCGCTCCACCGTCGGCACCGGCTGCCGCGCGCGCGCAACCTGCTCGAGCACGTGAGTGACGGGCTGGGCACGGCCCGCAGCTTCCGGGGCATGGCCGTGGCGCTCTTCTTCTCCGTGGGGCCCGTGCTGGCGCCCGCCCTGGCCTATGGGCTGGCCCTGCGGGGACTGGGCATCTCCGGGGGGCTGTTCGCCGGCGCGGTCGTCCTGGGCGCCATCGCTCTGGGACAGGCGCTGCCGGGCGTGCCCGCGGGGATGGGGCTCTACTACTTCGTCACCAGCTGGGCCGCGCGCAGCCTGGGCGCCTCGGAGGCGGACGCGGCGGCCTTCTCCACGCTCACGCACCTGGGCACCGTGCTCAGCCAGGTGACGCTGGGGGCCATCTCCGTGCATCAGCGCAAGCTGCGCATGAAGGATCTGCGGCGGGGGGGCAACCTGGCGCGCGAGGCGGCGCAGCACGTGGCGCACGAGTCGGTGGAACCGGTGTCGCCGTGA
- a CDS encoding SDR family oxidoreductase, with protein MEPLKGWTALITGASAGIGEACALALSGAGAQLVLAGRRRDRLEALAAKLRTPSHVLELDVRSRSEVEAALGALPAPFAEVDILVNNAGLGLGLEPAQSASLDDWEAMIDTNCKGLVYVARVLLPGMVQRNRGHVVNLGSVAGTFPYPGGNVYGATKAFVHQFSHNLKADLVGTRVRVTDVQPGMVETDFSLVRFRGDAERARKVYEGMQPLSPADIADIVLFSVTRPAHVNINVVEVMPADQGFGPFNVKRH; from the coding sequence ATGGAACCTCTCAAGGGATGGACGGCCCTCATCACCGGGGCCAGCGCGGGGATTGGCGAGGCGTGCGCCCTCGCGTTGTCTGGGGCTGGAGCGCAGCTCGTGCTGGCGGGGCGCCGCCGCGATCGGCTGGAGGCACTGGCGGCGAAGCTTCGTACGCCCTCGCATGTCCTCGAGCTGGATGTTCGCTCGCGGAGTGAAGTCGAAGCCGCGCTCGGCGCGTTGCCCGCCCCGTTCGCCGAGGTGGACATCCTCGTCAACAACGCGGGCCTCGGCCTCGGCCTCGAACCCGCCCAGTCGGCGTCGCTCGATGACTGGGAAGCGATGATCGACACCAACTGCAAGGGGCTCGTCTATGTGGCGCGTGTGCTGCTGCCCGGCATGGTGCAGCGCAACCGGGGACACGTGGTGAACCTGGGCTCGGTGGCCGGGACGTTCCCCTACCCGGGGGGCAACGTCTACGGCGCGACCAAGGCCTTCGTGCATCAGTTCTCGCACAACCTGAAGGCGGACCTCGTGGGCACGCGCGTGCGCGTCACGGACGTGCAGCCCGGCATGGTGGAGACCGACTTCTCGTTGGTGCGCTTCCGGGGGGACGCCGAGCGCGCGCGCAAGGTGTACGAGGGCATGCAGCCCCTCTCGCCCGCGGACATCGCGGACATCGTGTTGTTCAGCGTGACACGCCCGGCCCACGTGAACATCAACGTGGTCGAGGTCATGCCCGCGGATCAGGGCTTCGGGCCCTTCAACGTCAAGCGACACTAG
- the adhP gene encoding alcohol dehydrogenase AdhP has product MQRTMKAAVVRSFGQPLSIEEVPTPTPGPGQVLVRIIASGVCHTDLHAAQGDWPVKPKLPFIPGHEGTGYVAALGPGVTSLKEGDRVGIPWLHSACGACEHCITGWETLCGSQQNTGYSVNGGFAQYALAQASHVGHIPDAVSFADAAPILCAGVTTYKGLKETEVRPGQWVVISGIGGLGHMAVQYAKAMGMRVAAVDIGEEKLALARSLGAEIAVDARQNAAGELQRLVGGAHGVLVTAVSPEAFRQSIGMLRPHGTCALVGLPPGDFATPIFEVVLKRLTIRGSIVGTRMDLQESLELAAGGRVKPTVESQPLEAINDVFQRMRKGAINGRIVLSIGD; this is encoded by the coding sequence ATGCAACGCACCATGAAGGCCGCGGTCGTCCGGAGCTTTGGCCAGCCGCTCTCGATTGAAGAGGTCCCCACCCCCACCCCGGGCCCGGGACAGGTCCTGGTGCGAATCATCGCCAGCGGCGTCTGCCACACCGACCTGCACGCGGCGCAGGGGGACTGGCCGGTCAAGCCGAAGCTCCCCTTCATCCCCGGGCACGAGGGCACGGGCTACGTGGCGGCCCTGGGCCCCGGCGTCACCTCGCTCAAGGAGGGGGACCGCGTCGGCATCCCCTGGCTCCACAGCGCCTGCGGGGCGTGCGAGCACTGCATCACCGGCTGGGAGACGCTCTGCGGCTCGCAGCAGAACACCGGCTACTCGGTCAACGGAGGCTTCGCCCAGTACGCGCTCGCGCAGGCCTCCCACGTGGGGCACATCCCCGACGCCGTGAGCTTCGCCGACGCCGCGCCCATCCTCTGTGCGGGCGTCACCACCTACAAGGGCCTGAAGGAGACCGAGGTCCGCCCCGGGCAGTGGGTCGTCATCTCCGGCATCGGCGGCCTGGGGCACATGGCGGTGCAGTACGCCAAGGCCATGGGCATGCGGGTGGCCGCCGTCGATATCGGCGAGGAGAAGCTCGCCCTGGCCCGCTCGCTCGGCGCGGAGATCGCCGTGGATGCGCGCCAGAACGCGGCCGGTGAGCTTCAACGACTCGTAGGCGGCGCCCATGGCGTGCTGGTGACGGCCGTGTCGCCCGAGGCCTTCCGCCAGTCCATCGGGATGCTACGCCCGCACGGCACCTGCGCTCTGGTGGGGCTGCCTCCGGGCGACTTCGCCACCCCCATCTTCGAGGTAGTCCTCAAGCGCCTCACCATCCGCGGCTCGATCGTGGGCACCCGCATGGACCTGCAGGAGTCCCTCGAGCTCGCGGCGGGAGGCCGGGTGAAGCCGACGGTCGAGAGCCAGCCGCTGGAGGCCATCAACGACGTGTTCCAGCGCATGCGCAAGGGCGCCATCAACGGCCGGATCGTCCTGTCGATCGGCGACTGA
- a CDS encoding 2Fe-2S iron-sulfur cluster-binding protein: MPKVHFKSPLDDASVEVKPGTTLLEAAEQCGAHVGHSCGGVCGCSTCHVWIRRGLDSLSEQSDAEMDRLDMGFDVRPYSRLSCQTEVGPEDIQVEITEESLTAYMDENPVLRRQLEAEGKWPLKK, from the coding sequence GTGCCGAAGGTCCACTTCAAGAGCCCGCTGGACGACGCCTCGGTGGAGGTGAAGCCGGGCACCACCCTGCTGGAGGCCGCCGAGCAGTGCGGCGCCCACGTGGGACATAGCTGTGGCGGGGTGTGCGGGTGCTCCACCTGCCATGTGTGGATTCGCAGGGGGCTGGATTCACTCTCCGAGCAGTCGGACGCGGAGATGGACCGCCTGGACATGGGCTTCGACGTGCGGCCCTACTCCCGGCTCAGCTGCCAGACAGAGGTAGGCCCGGAGGACATCCAGGTGGAGATCACCGAGGAGTCCCTGACGGCCTATATGGACGAAAACCCCGTCCTCCGGCGCCAGTTGGAGGCCGAGGGGAAATGGCCGCTGAAGAAGTGA
- the hscA gene encoding Fe-S protein assembly chaperone HscA has protein sequence MSKNGYLQIHDPLKPKGYAVGIDLGTTNSLVASVIQGKPQCLAADDDDAMLLPSVVHYAQDGGVVVGARARKLASEHPTDTISSVKRFMGRSPEDAETKKLGHYKFSEGPGRVVRFAVSGGQPVTPIEVSGEILRALKRRAESHFAGKVEQAVITVPAYFDDAQRQATKDAGRLAGLEVLRLLNEPTAAALAYGLDKGSQGTFAVYDLGGGTFDVSILKLVEGIFEVKSTGGDSALGGDDFDRAIAQRVLQAMGQSVPSPSLVAEVLAASRRAKEALTDAPEVELTVGDHRQVLRREDFEGWIQPLVQKTGLVCRRALKDAGVAAAELDGVILVGGATRVPAVRRYVAELFGREPLGDIDPDQVVALGAAVQADLLTNVNRQDEVLLLDVIPLSLGLETMGGIVEKLIQRNSTIPTAAAQVFTTFKDGQTGLDVHVLQGERELVEDCRSLSRFRLSGIPPMPAGMGRVEVRFQVDADGILSVTAKEQSTGVAQTITVKPSHGLTDEEIEQMLLDSIDHAEDDIQARQVREQRVEAERVLMDATKQLGEHGALLQDGERATIEAAMDKVRELAKGQDAHALKEAIHALDEVSRPFVERVMNQAIRQVVAGHSVEEY, from the coding sequence GTGAGCAAGAACGGCTATCTGCAGATCCACGATCCGCTCAAGCCCAAGGGGTACGCGGTCGGCATCGATCTGGGCACGACGAACTCGCTGGTGGCCTCGGTCATCCAGGGCAAGCCCCAGTGCCTGGCGGCGGACGACGACGACGCCATGCTGCTGCCCTCGGTGGTGCATTACGCCCAGGACGGAGGCGTGGTGGTGGGCGCGCGCGCCCGGAAGCTGGCCTCGGAGCACCCCACCGACACCATCAGCTCCGTGAAGCGCTTCATGGGCCGCAGCCCGGAGGACGCCGAGACGAAGAAGCTGGGCCACTACAAGTTCTCGGAAGGGCCCGGCCGGGTGGTGCGCTTCGCGGTGTCGGGCGGCCAGCCCGTCACCCCCATCGAGGTGTCGGGAGAGATTCTGCGGGCGCTCAAGCGCCGCGCCGAGTCCCACTTCGCGGGCAAGGTGGAGCAGGCCGTCATCACCGTGCCGGCGTACTTCGACGACGCCCAGCGCCAGGCCACCAAGGACGCGGGCCGGCTGGCGGGGCTGGAGGTGCTGCGGCTGCTCAACGAGCCCACCGCCGCGGCGCTGGCCTACGGCCTGGACAAGGGCAGCCAGGGCACCTTCGCGGTGTATGACCTCGGAGGCGGCACCTTCGACGTCTCCATCCTCAAGCTGGTGGAGGGCATCTTCGAGGTGAAGTCCACCGGCGGCGACTCGGCGCTGGGCGGCGACGACTTCGACCGCGCCATCGCCCAGCGGGTGCTCCAGGCCATGGGCCAGAGCGTCCCCTCCCCTTCCCTGGTGGCCGAGGTGCTCGCCGCCTCCCGCCGGGCCAAGGAGGCCCTCACCGACGCGCCCGAGGTGGAGCTCACGGTGGGCGACCACCGCCAGGTCCTCCGGCGCGAGGACTTCGAGGGCTGGATCCAGCCGCTCGTGCAGAAGACGGGCCTCGTGTGCCGGCGCGCGCTCAAGGACGCGGGGGTGGCGGCTGCGGAGCTGGACGGAGTGATCCTCGTGGGCGGCGCCACGCGCGTGCCCGCCGTGCGCCGCTATGTGGCGGAGCTGTTCGGCCGGGAGCCCCTGGGCGACATTGATCCGGACCAGGTGGTGGCGCTGGGCGCGGCCGTGCAGGCGGACCTGCTCACCAACGTGAACCGCCAGGACGAGGTGCTGCTGCTGGACGTCATCCCCCTGTCCTTGGGCCTGGAGACGATGGGCGGAATCGTGGAGAAGCTGATTCAGCGCAACTCCACCATCCCCACCGCCGCGGCCCAGGTCTTCACCACCTTCAAGGACGGGCAGACGGGGTTGGACGTACACGTGCTCCAGGGCGAGCGCGAGCTGGTGGAGGACTGCCGCAGCCTGTCGCGCTTCCGGCTCTCCGGCATTCCGCCCATGCCCGCGGGCATGGGCCGGGTGGAGGTGCGCTTCCAGGTGGACGCCGACGGCATCCTCTCGGTCACCGCCAAGGAGCAGAGCACCGGCGTCGCCCAGACCATCACCGTCAAGCCGAGCCACGGCCTGACGGACGAGGAGATCGAGCAGATGCTGCTCGACTCCATCGACCACGCGGAGGACGACATCCAGGCCCGCCAGGTGCGCGAGCAGCGGGTGGAGGCCGAACGGGTGCTGATGGACGCCACGAAGCAGCTCGGGGAGCACGGCGCCCTGCTCCAGGACGGGGAGCGGGCAACCATCGAGGCGGCCATGGACAAGGTCCGCGAGCTGGCGAAGGGGCAGGACGCCCACGCCCTCAAGGAGGCCATCCACGCGCTGGATGAGGTGTCCCGACCCTTCGTGGAGCGGGTGATGAACCAGGCGATCCGCCAGGTGGTCGCCGGCCACTCGGTGGAGGAGTACTGA
- the hscB gene encoding Fe-S protein assembly co-chaperone HscB: MFELPSTYDIDIPGMEKRFRDLSLKLHPDRFAQADAKERRLSLEQTTSLNEAYKTLKDPSRRAFYLLKLHGVDLDREDAGAQKDMPAEFLEEVIELREELEGAMASRDLTRAQAMAVDVTARQREALTEAAEALRALQDTSDDTALVKKASHALGRVRYFTRFLEQVEEFEEEVVT, translated from the coding sequence GTGTTCGAGCTGCCGTCGACCTACGACATCGACATCCCCGGCATGGAGAAGCGCTTCCGCGACCTGTCGCTCAAGCTCCACCCGGACCGCTTCGCCCAGGCGGACGCCAAGGAGCGGCGCCTGTCGCTGGAGCAGACCACCTCCCTCAACGAGGCCTACAAGACGCTCAAGGATCCGTCGCGCCGGGCCTTCTACCTGCTGAAGCTGCACGGGGTGGATCTGGACCGCGAGGACGCGGGCGCGCAGAAGGACATGCCCGCCGAGTTCCTCGAAGAGGTGATCGAGCTGCGCGAGGAGCTGGAAGGGGCCATGGCGTCCCGAGACCTGACGCGGGCCCAGGCCATGGCGGTGGACGTGACGGCGCGCCAGCGCGAGGCGCTCACCGAGGCCGCCGAGGCCCTGCGCGCCCTGCAGGACACCTCGGATGACACCGCGCTGGTGAAAAAGGCATCGCACGCCCTGGGACGGGTGCGCTACTTCACGCGCTTCCTCGAGCAGGTAGAGGAGTTCGAGGAGGAGGTGGTCACGTGA
- a CDS encoding HesB/IscA family protein, whose product MSEQTTSPQTQLPQAASAPLPTGKPAGKGVLLHDSAVSRLRALLEQRQTPEAGLRIAVKGGGCSGLQYAMEWAEKPRERDKIFEREGVRVFVDPKSYLYLMGTELVFEEGLMASGFKLQNPNVKTACGCGESFTV is encoded by the coding sequence ATGAGCGAGCAGACGACGAGCCCACAGACCCAGCTGCCCCAGGCGGCGTCTGCCCCCTTGCCTACCGGTAAGCCGGCGGGCAAGGGCGTTCTCCTGCACGATAGCGCCGTGAGCCGTCTGCGCGCCCTGCTGGAGCAGCGGCAGACGCCGGAGGCCGGGCTGCGCATCGCCGTGAAGGGCGGTGGGTGCTCGGGCCTGCAGTACGCCATGGAGTGGGCGGAGAAGCCGCGCGAGCGCGACAAGATCTTCGAGCGCGAGGGCGTGCGCGTCTTCGTCGACCCCAAGAGCTACCTGTACCTCATGGGCACCGAGCTGGTGTTCGAGGAGGGGCTGATGGCCTCGGGCTTCAAGCTCCAGAATCCGAACGTGAAGACCGCCTGCGGCTGCGGGGAGAGCTTCACCGTCTGA